The genomic window TACATTacgattattttggcagttgaaGGGGAGGGGATGGACGTAAAAGATACTGGAAATAGGGAGCCCAATTAGTAGCTTAGTACAACAATCCTGAAAGATCATAAGGACCTTTTGTGGTTGTACGAATGAAGTGGAGAGATTTGAGAGATGTTGGGGGCAGTCAacatttggcaattgattggatttgggaatagaaagaaggaagggaagagtcaAGAATTACTCCCAAGATTGAGAATACAATGactagttttttagttgtgtTGCAGTCGGAGTGGCCATGGCCTAAGGGGAGAAGATTGTCTGTTAGGGAGATGCTGACTGTTCCCTGGGCACCTCTTCAGATGTTTACCCTTGTGGAGTCCGGCACTAAAGTGTTTGCCCATCAGGTCCTTGTTCCAGGCTGGAGGGCCCGGAGAGGGCTTTCAGAGCGATTTCCCAAGAGTCAGGGCAAACAGGTTACAGTGTGCTGAGAGGGATGGAAGTCCAGGAAGAGGGTCATCAAGGGAGTACAGGAATTAGCTCAGCAAGGGTGCTTTGGAGGTTATCCAGCCCAGTTTCCTCAGTTTGCATCTacagaaaatgaagcccagagattaagtgactttcccaagatcacacagccaagaCTTAAATTTAGGACCTCTCATTCAAAACCCAATGTGCTTACTGGTTCATGTGGATTTAGTTCTTGAAGGTTTGCAAGGTGCAAACCTTCTCTTGTGGAAAAGGACTTCTCTCCCCCAGTATGTAAGTCTTATCCCCAAGAGAGGGAATTCACAGGGTCAGCTCCTCACAAATGGAGGTTCCAAGACCAATGTCACCCACTCCCCTTTAATGATGGccacttttgggggggggggaatgaatttcttttttcctccaaatttattaatttatttttcagatttcaacattcacttccaaaagttttaaattttctcccccttcctcccatctctctccccaaCAGTATGCAATCTTACAAGggctctacacacacattcccattaaacacattttcacaatacttatgttgtatagaagaattatagcaaatgggagaaaccatgagaaaaacaaaacaaaatcttttgaCTTTAAATCTATTATCTCTCCCACCCTCAGGACTCAGCTTCCCCTGAGAGTGAGGACAGGCACTAAATTAAACGATGGGGCTAGGAAACTGGTAGAGCGGAGGAagttattgctgttcagtcatttttcagcagTGTCTaagtctttgtgatcccatttggagttttcttggcaaagatactagagtggtttatcattcccttctccaattctttttacaaatggggaaactgaggcaaacaggatgatgtgacttgcccaggggtcacacagttagtgttggaggccagattagaactcaggaagatgagtcttcctggcttcaggtctGGCTCTCTATACACTATGGCGGCACCTAGATGCcccaaaatgaataaatagaggTGGGAGAGAAGGTCAGGTGGTAAGATTAGTAAGTAGGAAGAGTGGGAAATCTGAGAAGAGGTTTGGGATGTGGGGACTGAAGAGTCAGTTTCCCCTGGAAACTGGTAAATATCAAAGACCTGGAGAGCTTTCTAAGGAGAAGATAAATATCTGGCATCTTGATCTcatctccctccatctccttttgtcccccctcctccccactacTCTGGACCATCACCCCTCCAAGTACCTTTTCCCTGGCTCAGCTTCCTGATTgcaccctctgtctgcctccccAGGGCTCACTCTAACCTGCCCCTTTTGTTCTCACTCTACCATGATGCCCACGCCCCCAATTATAAATGCTGTAGCCAGGAATCGTGAGTGGCAAACCCTTCTGGAATGTCCACCATGGCTATAGTGAGAATCttgccaccactgctgctgctactgctgctgctgcctctctcCAGCCTCAGCCCTGGTAAGCTATCCCCACACCCCCAAGAGACACACAGTTTGGGCTCTCAGTTAGGGTGTAGTAGAAAGATTAGTGGCTCTGCAGTCAAAGAGTGTGGGTTCCAGGGAGTCCCCTGTCCTGAtgcttgctagttgtgtgaccttgagtgaaaCAAAACCCTGGGCCTCAAAATGGGGTGAACTAGATGACTCTGAGGCCCCATCTAGCTCTTCATCTCTTATCCTTCTTCCACCTCCTGTTCATATGGAGCAGGGGGCCAAGGTGAAAGTCTGAACCCAGCCAATGGAGAGTAAAAATTGGAAGAGATTGGAAGACATCATCCTTCTGAAAACCTTCCAGGGATATTCCTAATGAATGAGAAATTGGGGTGGGAATAAGGGGGAGATTATACCTGTCTAAATATTCAGGGAGGTTCTtggatttaaaaaatagatttcaaaATTAGTAAAGCACAGTTAGatagcagttcatctgaaaaagatctagggagGTTGTGGTCCACAAGCTCAAGATAAGTCAACAGAGTAACATGGtggccaaaaacaaaaaaaagattatgtgACTTGGGTCTACATTAAGAGATGGAAAGCTTCCAGAAATGACGTGATTATCATCCTGCAAGACTCCACTGCTAAGACTATACCTGGAGTATCAAGTTCAGTGCTGGGCAACATAGTGTAGGAAGAACGTTGAGAAACTGTAGAGTATATTAAAAGGTCAACAAGGATGGTGAAGGCTCCCTATTGTATTTAGAGGGGGTAGATCATCTTATGATGATCTGGATGGATGATTTGGATGATCAAGTggatgaaggaactggggatatttagcttAGAAAAGAGAAGGCTCAAAGATGCACAATAGATATATTTGAAAGGCTGGCATATGGCATAAGGACAAAAATAAGCTGGATAATGTCCAAGGGAGGCACCTGGGCTATGGATGTGGGGATCAGTCACAACTTCTGAGGTCCATGATCACCCTCTTCAAGAAAGACTccacttgttctgcttggtcccaaagGGAAGAACCAAGAACAATGACTGGAAGGTGGAAAGCAGTGAGTTTAGGTTTGACatcaagaaaaactttctaacaatgagTAAGGTCTAAAGAGAAAATGgtaggtagtgagctccctgtcactggaaGTCATCCAAAAAGTTGGATGATCATTTGTCATATGTgctggatgggggagggggactcTTTTCCAGATATGGACTGGACTAGATTAGTATGGGTCAGACTAAGTTCTCTATAAGACTCCTTCCCACTctaattctgtggttctgtggcAATGGGGAGCCAGGCAGCTGTGCTCCCCATGTGAGGAAGTTGATTTGGTTCCTCAGCTGGGGCAGCTCAAATCCCCACATTACCAGCTTGTGCCCAAGATCCTGAGTTCCTGTGTCAGGACATAGAGACAGCTATCCGCTGCGGAGCCCTGGGTCACTGCCTCCAGAAGGTCTGGGGACACGTTAACCAAGTGAGTACCAATTCACTGGGCATGGGAAGGGATTCCCAAGGgggataaaaaggtaaaaataaaacaatacctATCCTTAAGAAGTTTACCATTTCTACCTCTCGAAGTGATCAGTAAATAtggattaagtacctactgtgtgccaggcactgtgctaagcaagaaggatacaaaaagaggcaaaacacagtccctgccctcaaggaccttacaatctaaatgggagataacatgcaagcGAGTTATATACAAAGTGAGAGAAGAATTAAGAGAGGGTGGGGAAGGCTTTGAgtaaaagaagagattttagctgggacgtGAATGTGGAAAAGTCAGTAGGcaaagtggaagagggagagccttccaggcatggggggacagccagagaaaatgccaagagctgagagatggagtatcttgttctcCATGAAAAAGGTTCTGCCCCCATCATCACTGAGATTCTTTGACCCTAAGAAGGATTCCCCATTTCCAGCCCCCTTCTCCatgtcctttcctccttctcaggATGACCTTTGCCAGGAATGTGAAGACATTGTGACCATTCTCATCAAGATGGCTAAAGACAGACTTTTCAAGGTACTGAAAtcccttgggggggggggggcactggACACAGAAATGGAGTAGGACAGGGACCCTGGACAGAAGCCCTCAACAAAGAGGGATTTGCAGAATCACCAGGTCCATCAGAAGATCACAAAGAGCTTTGAGTTACTTCATTGGGTTCAGTCCTGGAGTGAAGTTGATCTCTGATTTGTCCCACCCTGTACCATAGTCTGATATTTCTCCCTGGAGCCTTCCACCTCCAGCTACCCCAATGCATTCTCCCATGTCacctccttcctccagtctcccTGTATGTCTTTCTCCTCTGGGTCTCCCTGCTTTCCAGACCTTCTCATAATCCTGCATTTTCTCTTTAGAAAACCATTGATCACTTCCTGGAGgaagaatgctccaaattaccACTGAAGCTCATGGTCCCAAACTGCAAGCATCTGGTGGATCAGTATTTGTCTCTCCTCATCACACACTTCCAGGGACAGATTGTGAGTCACCCTTCCTTCCCAAACACACTTCCATATACATCCCTGGTGCTCACCCAAAACACACACCTAATTATACATACTGTGACATAAAaaattcaagagacatagtttctgggtaattagccATTTTATTAGTCATGctagcaaataattaataaaagcatCATTGGAACTCTAGAATagcaaagacccctcatggaacccactcaatgCTTATATGCCCTTGCAAGAGTGAGTGtttctgagggtggcaatcaactctgattggctaacaactaaagagaagaatgaatattataatgagaagtgGACCCATTCTAATGAGGGTCTGGGGGGTGTGAGTGATCACTCTTGCTCtcagaccaccaccaccactacaccACCATCAGGACGTAGAGACAGCTATTCACTGTGGAGCCCTGGGTCACTGCCTCCAGCAGTTCTGAGGACACGTTATCCCTGACTCAGGCAATCTAGACAAAGTATATACCCTCACCCAAGCCTAGGTAGAATACCACGGGCTggaattcaccttagattaaattctttgtaaggttCTCTAACTGGGAGGGATTTCCCACCCAGGATCAAAAAGCAATCTCATCTATTAACAATGTCCTTCAGTTCAATGTCCTGAACAACCTACAGGTCCTAATTCAAGAACTGATTATTcatatattgttatattattaatataaaaaatactcatttttctCGATACTCAGTGCTCCTCCCAATCATACACACACTGCActcactatacacacacacacacacacacacacacacacacacacacacacacacgcagggATTCACATATATGAACAGAAAGCATTCATCCTACATATATACAGAGCATTCACCCAACACATACAGAGTTCCTACTCCACTATTCACTCTGCTGTCACACACAGAGCTCCTACCCTTTGCACACATACAGAGCACCCACCCACATATGGTTGCCCATACACACACCAAATACACAAGCTCAGAGATGCATACATGGGCTCATTCCCACAGCCTCAACTCCTCCTCGCCTCCCGCTGCCACCAAATCCATACATCTCTGCCCCTGATGAGTGCCCATCACTCTACATTCATAAAGTTTCTGATTCCTCTTCATCCAAGACTGAGTTGAGACCAGAGATTTCCCCTCTCCCCTGGGTGTCTCACTTCTTCTGATGTCTCTTGTGGTTTCTCAACAGCCAAAGAGTATATGTAGAAGTCTAGGCCTGTGTGAAGTCAAGGTCCCACTCTCAGCATGGGGGCCAGAATCTCAGGATCTCTCCAAGAAGTTGGTCCCAGCCCTTCTGAAGGACTTCCCAGGGAGACCTGGGGCTCACACCCAGGTGAGATGCCTCCCCTTAATGACATTTTTGGCTACTGGCCTCATCTGAAAGCTCTTCCCTCAGAGAACAAAGCAGGAGCTGGTCTAGGGGGGAGAGAGGAGCACCTTTCTGGGGATGATGAAAGGAGCCAGGTCACCAAGGCCAGAAGCTGGATGAATTTTCTCATCAAGTGTTCCTTGAAAGAATCATAGCATCCTAAAAGCATAGAGTTTGATGGAACCTTCGATCTCAACATGGCACTAGAAGCCAGATAATGCAACAAATGGTCTTCATTTTGATGCCTATTTTCTGTGTAACAACCTCTCAGAGTTTcagcttatctgtaaaattacctACCCGGTGGGGTTGGAATAGGAGGagattgtgaggaaagtactttggagACCTGTCAGTAATTCTTATTTTAAAGTCAAGTCTCCTGATTTgacagggaaggaaaatgaggcaaaaagaggtaCAGTGAATTGTCCAAGACCACATAGCTGGGCAAGGGCACAATGACTGGTTGCTGAGTTCTCAGTCCAATGTTCACTATACGGCACCCACTCCCTTAGAATTAGGTTCACTGATAGGATATGGCCCAGAAGAAACATGAACCTAGCCCCCTCCCAGCACCATGTATAAACCCCAGCCATGCGTGGGATCCTCATATGGCCACACTTATGTAGGTGCTTACCCTTAAAAAGCCTCTACACATGATATGCTAGAAAGATATTATTGCCCAGTCATCCATCAATTCAAGGCCTCTTTTCTGCTTAATAGTAACCTAAATAAAGGACTCATATAAAGACAGAGGGGACAGATGCTGTGACATTATAAGCTCATTTGGTCAAGGAGATCAACAAAAGGGATTTAGGTTAGACCAAAGGAATTTCCCGACTGAAAGAGTGTGAGACACTGGTTTAAATGAGGAAAGGCCAGAAGGAATCATCTTCTCTGTGAGACATCTGGGACAATATCCATCTATACACAGTGGGGATGGAGATGGAACCCAAGTTGGCTCATCTCACTGATGCCTTGTGAACCAATTCTGTTAAgcagaatggagagagagagagagagagagagagagagagagagagagagaggcagacagacagagacagacagagagacggagagaaacagagactctTGACTACATAGAGACCTTGGATATCAGCTATCCAGGCTCTCCTTGTCCCCCAAGAGTGCTAACAGTAGAGCttaaaccccttgagggcagggataaattttcattttgctaTCACCAGTACTTAATGATCAAAAATCAATCACACATTTTATCAAACagttactaagtgccaggcattgtgacaGGTGCAGatgatgaaaacagaagaaataaagcagTCCTTGACCTCAGGGAGCTGACACTCCATCTAAGGAGACAACACATTCAGAAATCTGcatatacagagtaaatacaaggcaatttgaAGGAGGAAGAAGCCCTAGAAACTGGGGGCTCCAGGGAAAGCTTCATGTGCTtaagctgaactttgaaagaaataagggataCATTTTCTGAGGAAAAGGTTAGGAGGAAGGGCATTCAGGGCATTAAACACGACCtgtacaaaagcatggagataaGAAACAGAGTATTGTGTATAAGGAACAGCAAGAATGCTAGATCAGCTGGCTCAAAGAATTCaggaagaagattggaaaaggaggttggaggcaggttgtggagggctttaaatgtcaaacagagcattgTGCTTTGTacacagaaggcatttaataaatgcttgctgaattgaactgttTTTGAACAACAGGCCCCTCAGCTACACAAGCTAGCCAGAGCTCTGTCCAAGGTTCTGGCCCTACTCCAGTTCTCTGCTGGGGCCCACCAGGGAGGGAGTGTGAGCCCAATACATGGTAGAGATTCAGAGAGGAACAAGAGATGGCATAAACAGGTCTCCACAGTTGTCTGGAAGACTCAGAGAAGTCAAAGAGCTGGTGGATAGGAAGGAAAGGTGTCAGAGTTGGGACTCAAaagccatccagtccaactcaTAACTGAAAGAAAGGATCTTGTCTACAGCATTGCCAACAAGTGGCAcccaacctctgcttgaagatctctggTGATGGGATACTctccctcctgaggcagcccatcccACTTCTGGAGGGCTCGCATGGGCAGGGAAGTGGTCCCCACCATCAAGCCTCATCCTTCCTCTTTGCAACCTTCTCCCAGTACTGCTGGTTCTCTTCTCTAGGGACCAAGCAGAGCAAGTCTGGTCCCTCtttcaacacttagcacagtggctggcatacagtaggtgcttaataaatacttattgattgatctaTTTCATagcccttcaaattcttgaatACAGCTAAATCCTAAGGCTATgattaatcctatctctttttgGAGTTAGCAAAAGACAGAAGAGGGAGGCTCAGGCCCAACTAGTATAGATAGTTAAGGAAGATGGAGAATAGCAATGCCAGAAAAATagggagaagagaatggagaaaaggggaagagcaGAGAGCCAGAGAGTTCCTGAAATGGAATCCTGGCACAGTTGCTGGAAGAGGAGGTGTAAAGTTGGAATGACAGGGGCCAAGAGACAGGCCTCTCCCATTGATCATCCTCTTCTCTGTGGGTTTCTCTTTCTCCAGGACCTCATGGAACAGAGGTTCCCCATCCCGCTTCCTTACTGTTGGCTCTGCCGAACCCTACTGAACAAAATTCAATCTGTGATCCCCAAGGTGAGACAGAGGGGTTGCCCCTCTAGATAACTTTGCATCTTACCACTTTTAGGCCTTATCTGGTTCCCCAACTGGCCTGTAGATGTCAGCTCCCAGGTATTCCCATCCCCACAAGGAGGCTCAGTTCAGCTGCAAGTACAGATTGGATGGTTATGGATCTTTGACTGACCCCTTCTGGTGCTAATGGACATAGGGGTTGCATATGTCCTTAGCAAGGAACCAGAATATATGTGCTCAACCAGAAAGGACCAGAACTGTGTTCCATAGGAGAATTCCCAATATACTCAATTAATTCTGGAGTTATTAGGAAGCCTGAAATCTCTGGTTATGCTTCAGAAAGTGCCATAGCGAGTAGAACCTTAATGACTTAGACTCTAGCTTGGGAGTCTGAAAGGACCTAGACTAATGTCTCCTGCTTTTCCTGGGCTTCTCTCCATTATGTTTGGGTTCTGGGGATGAGATGGGGAGAATTCAGGAGAAGGGTATTACCAAAAGGAAATACCTCCTCCCCTCTGCTGGAAGAGGATAGCTGATTCCATTTGAGTTACCTAGAACTCCTGAAAACCTCATTAAGGAGTCTGTGGAGCTGctccccagtgaggaaactcaggGCACCAGATAATTccctacttctcccttccttccttcctccagccAGCCCCTCCTCTGCCTCTGGAAATGGGGATTTCCAATTCTCAGTCCCTAAGCATCAGAGAATCTCCCTCTTGGAGGGCGGGGCTGGTTTTCCACCTTGTCTTTATATGGATAAACCAGGAAGAGAGGTTGGCATAGGATGGCTGTTGGGTCTCCCTAAGAGGGGCCAGAAGTTTGGAAGACAATTTGTAGAAGTTAGGATACTGTGGGCCCTGACTTCCATCCTGGCCCTCCCCCTGCTGCCCCACCACATCCTCTCTATCCCCAGAGTCTCACCTTCACTCCCTCACTCTTTTCTATCAGTCTGTGTTAGCAGTAGCTGTTTCTCAAGTGTGCCGCATCGTGCCCCTGGTGGTGGGGGGCATCTGCCAGTGCCTGGCTGAGCGCTACACTGTCCTCCTGCTGGATGCAGTGATGAGTCATGTTTTCCCCCAGCTGGTCTGTGGTCTCATCCTTCGATGCTCACCTGAAAACGGCTACAGCTTAGGTGAGCCACCACTGGCAGGTTGGTTTTTgtgcattttgggggtctcctccCTCCATTTCATACATCCCTTTGTCCCTCTTCCCATcccctgcctcctctctctctggcTTTCTCATCCACTTCAGACCATGTTATTTCAGGACTTCTCCCAAACCAGTGGACACCCTCAGACCCAGACTGCCACCTCTGCGTCTCAGTGACTGGTTGGATATCATCGGAACTGCAGACGAACAGCACTGAGAGGGACATAGAGAAGACACTCCTCAGTGTCTGCAACAACCCCCAGCTGGACTGGCGGGAGGTGAGGGGGCAGGGATCCCTCCAGCCAACACCTTCAGCAGCCGTTCCTGTGCCTGGTCCAGGGATGATACTAGCAAGCACTGACATATCTACTGCTTTCATACTTGCAAAACACTTGacacagatattatctcatttgatcctcaccacgtgggtaggtgctgttattgtccctgtttgacagatgagaaaactgaggccccgggaagttaagtgacttggttcCAAGGCTGTTCAAATAGAAAGCgttggaggtaggatttgaacccactccAGAGTCACGGACGCAGGATATGCCTACACTATCCTGTTACATGGTTCACTGCTACCAGTGTAGTGGTCTTGTCTCCACAACTAGATTGTGAGTCCCTGAAGGCAGGATCTGAAGCACCTGCATTAGCACATTCCATCTTGTGGCATTTAGTGGGATGGAAACAGTCCTGGGTTCCTCCCAGAGGACCCAAGTTTGAGTCCCcagtctgtgtgaccttgggaaatgaCAACTGTAATTTACACATCCCTGGCACTGTAGGGCCTGCCAAGGGCTTTCCCCagaataaccctgtgaagtaggaaatgaaaatagtatcattcccattttatgggtaaggGAACTGAAGCCCATAggaaggaagtgacttgcttaaatttCTATAGCTAGTGTGAGAGGCAGGTCCCCTAGAGAAGGTGAATCCAGTGGGACCTTGAGAGAAGGATTTCAGCAGACAGAAACTGGGGATGAGCACTGCACTCCTCAGCCCActgctctcccctctctccaccagGTTCATAGAACCTGGGAGCTGGAAGTGTTGAAAAAAATCCCCTTGAccacagagagacagggacaagGACAGGGCAGCTTCCTAGCCAGCAAAAGCTttctaaaactgaaaataaggTGACACAGTAGGAGCCTCTCAGGTCAGCCAATATTTACTGAGCTCCCACAAAGATCCTGGAAGAAGAGCAGGAGGGGGCTTTAGGGGCcatgtaagtgtctgaggcaggattcaaactcaggtcttcgtgactccaagcccaccactctgtccactgtaccacctagctttctGTGGACCACTTCTATGGTGCTGGGAAATACAAAAATTCTTAAGAAATTCCCTTTTCAGGgccgctaggtggcgcagtggatagagcacaggacatGGCGatatgaggacctgagttcaaatatgaaggaaagagaggaaggaaggaaggaaggaaggaaggaaggaaggaaggaaggaaggaaggaaggaaggaaggaaggaaggaaggaaggagggaaggaaggagggaaggaaggagggaaggaaggagggaaggaaggaaggaaggagggaaggaaggagggaaggagggaaagaaggaagagagaaattctctcttcaaattctttgttataagggatggctctcttgaagagagatggggggaaggaagaTCCGGAGGGAAATACGggttatataaaaacaaatcaataaaattaatttttataaaaagataTAACCTCTAATCACTTAGCCTTACAATCCAGAAGAGAGAAGACACATAGAAGACtataataaaatgtaaagttgtatttgacacttactagctaaatgATCCTGGACACGTCACTAATCCTCTGcctgcctctatttccttatctgtaaagttgggataataataagacccagggttgtggtgaggataaaatgagatggtttcaAATAGCACTTTGAACACCTTAAAGCATTACAGAAA from Notamacropus eugenii isolate mMacEug1 chromosome 1, mMacEug1.pri_v2, whole genome shotgun sequence includes these protein-coding regions:
- the SFTPB gene encoding pulmonary surfactant-associated protein B isoform X1 — translated: MSTMAIVRILPPLLLLLLLLPLSSLSPAGAAQIPTLPACAQDPEFLCQDIETAIRCGALGHCLQKVWGHVNQDDLCQECEDIVTILIKMAKDRLFKKTIDHFLEEECSKLPLKLMVPNCKHLVDQYLSLLITHFQGQIPKSICRSLGLCEVKVPLSAWGPESQDLSKKLVPALLKDFPGRPGAHTQDLMEQRFPIPLPYCWLCRTLLNKIQSVIPKSVLAVAVSQVCRIVPLVVGGICQCLAERYTVLLLDAVMSHVFPQLVCGLILRCSPENGYSLGEPPLAGLLPNQWTPSDPDCHLCVSVTGWISSELQTNSTERDIEKTLLSVCNNPQLDWRECQGLVEQFYPQLLSLLPLGQDSHLICQALGTCEMELSQPRTPACAQGPSFWCSSIQAAKECHAALYCKTHGQD
- the SFTPB gene encoding pulmonary surfactant-associated protein B isoform X2, producing MSTMAIVRILPPLLLLLLLLPLSSLSPAGAAQIPTLPACAQDPEFLCQDIETAIRCGALGHCLQKVWGHVNQDDLCQECEDIVTILIKMAKDRLFKKTIDHFLEEECSKLPLKLMVPNCKHLVDQYLSLLITHFQGQIPKSICRSLGLCEVKVPLSAWGPESQDLSKKLVPALLKDFPGRPGAHTQDLMEQRFPIPLPYCWLCRTLLNKIQSVIPKSVLAVAVSQVCRIVPLVVGGICQCLAERYTVLLLDAVMSHVFPQLVCGLILRCSPENGYSLGLLPNQWTPSDPDCHLCVSVTGWISSELQTNSTERDIEKTLLSVCNNPQLDWRECQGLVEQFYPQLLSLLPLGQDSHLICQALGTCEMELSQPRTPACAQGPSFWCSSIQAAKECHAALYCKTHGQD
- the SFTPB gene encoding pulmonary surfactant-associated protein B isoform X3, whose product is MSTMAIVRILPPLLLLLLLLPLSSLSPACAQDPEFLCQDIETAIRCGALGHCLQKVWGHVNQDDLCQECEDIVTILIKMAKDRLFKKTIDHFLEEECSKLPLKLMVPNCKHLVDQYLSLLITHFQGQIPKSICRSLGLCEVKVPLSAWGPESQDLSKKLVPALLKDFPGRPGAHTQDLMEQRFPIPLPYCWLCRTLLNKIQSVIPKSVLAVAVSQVCRIVPLVVGGICQCLAERYTVLLLDAVMSHVFPQLVCGLILRCSPENGYSLGEPPLAGLLPNQWTPSDPDCHLCVSVTGWISSELQTNSTERDIEKTLLSVCNNPQLDWRECQGLVEQFYPQLLSLLPLGQDSHLICQALGTCEMELSQPRTPACAQGPSFWCSSIQAAKECHAALYCKTHGQD